A genomic region of Nymphalis io chromosome 3, ilAglIoxx1.1, whole genome shotgun sequence contains the following coding sequences:
- the LOC126781192 gene encoding spermine oxidase-like, whose translation MAGLSAAHRLTQCGIRNFLVLEAKERPGGRIHSCWLGDAIIEMGAEWIYGACLPNSIYTLASQDRLLQTPLPRLDSTKGLFCTSEGRAIDLPVTITAYHTFRLIEQQAANLFRLGCERQHGTLLNFIGLRIQQELHNFPEDQRYDAARVMFGLTNILRNKCGDDLSLVSADQYGSYIELPGGSVRVPLGYVGVIAPLLRGLPDNSVRYNKAVNVIRWGKGQTGSGRVLVKCCDGEELTADYVIITVSLGCLKCQADKLFAPPLPVCKLDAICNLGYGLSNKVFMEYAEPYWVCHEGNLKLAWSAEELQCRCDWTRGVCAVDEMPGSKHVLCAWISGQEAAMMESLPENDVAEGLTCLLRRFTGNPCLPYPQMLLRSRWALDPHFCGSYSYMSCCSTVSQQCELGTPIPGPCDSQPPILLFAGEATVPGHFGTAHGARLSGVREAERIILLTKKFEGPPR comes from the exons ATGGCGGGTTTGTCAGCAGCTCATCGGCTTACCCAATGTGGTATTCGAAATTTTCTTGTTTTGGAAGCTAAGGAAAG gCCAGGAGGAAGAATTCATTCTTGTTGGTTGGGAGACGCAATTATTGAAATGGGTGCTGAATGGATCTATGGAGCTTGTTTACCTAACTCCATATATACATTAGCGTCGCAAGATAGGCTATTGCAGACACCTTTGCCACGTTTGGATTCAACGAAAGGCTTATTTTGCACAAGTGAAGGACGTGCCATAGATTTGCCAGTGACAATAACAGCGTACCACACATTTAGACTAATAGAACAGCAGGCTGCAAATTTATTTCGTTTGGGTTGTGAAAGACAACATGGGACATTACTTAACTTCATAGGCTTACGAATACAACAAGAATTGCATAATTTTCCAGAAGATCAACGGTATGACGCGGCTAGAGTTATGTTTGGCCTAACGAATATACTAAGAAATAAATGTGGTGATGATCTATCTCTTGTTAGTGCTGACCAATACGGTAGCTATATTGAGCTCCCGGGCGGAAGTGTGCGTGTTCCATTGGGATATGTTGGAGTAATTGCCCCTTTGCTTCGAGGCTTACCTGATAATAGCGTTCGTTATAATAAAGCAGTAAACGTTATACGTTGGGGTAAAGGTCAAACAGGTTCTGGTCGGGTTTTAGTTAAATGTTGCGATGGTGAAGAATTAACAGCCGATTACGTAATTATTACTGTTTCCTTGGGATGTCTGAAATGTCAAGCCGATAAACTTTTCGCTCCACCTCTTCCCGTGTGTAAATTAGATGCTATTTGTAATCTTGGCTATGGTCTAAGCAATAAAGTATTTATGGAATATGCGGAGCCCTATTGGGTTTGTCATGAAGGCAATTTAAAACTCGCATGGTCTGCTGAAGAACTACAGTGCCGATGTGACTGGACTAGAGGCGTGTGTGCAGTTGATGAAATGCCAGGCAGTAAACACGTGCTATGTGCTTGGATATCGGGACAAGAAGCTGCGATGATGGAGTCTTTACCAGAAAATGATGTTGCCGAAGGATTGACATGTCTATTACGGAGATTTACAGGGAATCCGTGTCTACCATATCCTCAAATGTTATTACGTTCGCGATGGGCATTGGATCCACATTTTTGTGGATCTTATTCATATATGAGCTGTTGTTCAACTGTAAGCCAACAATGTGAGCTAGGCACTCCGATTCCTGGTCCTTGTGATTCCCAACCGCCTATTCTTTTATTTGCTGGCGAAGCAACTGTACCTGGTCATTTTGGTACAGCCCACGGCGCTAGATTAAGTGGTGTCCGTGAAGCAGAACGTATCATATTATTGACTAAAAAATTCGAAGGTCCTCCGCGTTAG
- the LOC126781166 gene encoding BTB/POZ domain-containing protein 3-like produces MNDLKNKSLYDRVNKLLVSYEWSDCSFSVHGKKFKAHKLILGISSPVFEAMFYGPLSTNEVITITDIEPNIFQLLLNYIYTDKVDIHSIEESYDLMYAARKYMLDYLTEICIAYIESNMSIDNVIPVLNYPDHMQDNQLVKTALKLFCQHAGYFLKENKCSITSICMRKILECNEINILEKDLIKNVFEWTSYYCEQNEIKNNFQNRREILIKNDLLNLLRFSTLSLNELSEITACKDNLLLKYEEKLIKSCKKINNKMLSITDYNLLPRLALKLQWCLCHRPPLRSESPLIIKDLTNYTIHTKVKANKSTFINMLSVHSRMAPVVCFCKNFTKIYHEQFTILVKCEEDNSIIKKKYFDSHVEHDSNIDIEFDEPILMKKDCWYKISFIWPHQNAFYCYYQYGVQSRDTCYNNGKIKFEFNDVLRISDHGGSFLRGFKYCM; encoded by the coding sequence ATGAATGAccttaaaaacaaaagtttatacGACAGAGTTAATAAATTGTTAGTATCATATGAATGGAGTGATTGCAGTTTCTCGGTACATGGAAAAAAGTTTAAAGCTCacaaattaatattaggtaTCAGTAGTCCTGTTTTTGAGGCGATGTTTTACGGACCTTTATCGACAAACGAAGTAATAACCATAACGGACATAGAACCGAATATATTTCAGCTgctactaaattatatttacacagACAAAGTCGACATACATTCTATAGAGGAATCATATGATCTTATGTATGCTGCAAGGAAATATATGTTAGATTATCTTACAGAAATTTGCATTGCATATATTGAATCAAATATGAGTATTGATAATGTTATTCCTGTTTTAAACTACCCTGATCACATGCAAGACAACCAACTGGTCAAAACTGCACTAAAACTATTTTGTCAACATGCAGGCTActtcttaaaagaaaataaatgctCCATTACTTCCATATGTATGCGAAAAATTCTagaatgtaatgaaataaatattttagaaaaagatCTGATTAAGAATGTCTTTGAATGGACATCATATTATTGTGAAcagaatgaaattaaaaacaattttcaaaatagaagagaaattttaataaagaatgatTTATTGAACTTATTAAGATTTTCTACACTGTCATTAAATGAATTAAGTGAAATAACAGCATGTAAAGATAACcttctattaaaatatgaagaaaaactaataaaaagttgtaagaaaataaataataaaatgttaagtatCACAGATTACAATTTATTACCAAGACTGGCTTTAAAACTGCAATGGTGTCTTTGTCACCGCCCCCCATTAAGATCTGAATctcctttaataataaaagacttAACAAACTATACAATACACACAAAAGTAAAAGCTAATAAGTccacatttattaatatgttaagtGTGCATTCCAGAATGGCACCAGTGGTCTgcttttgtaaaaattttacaaaaatttacCATGAACAATTCACAATCTTAGTCAAATGCGAAGAAGATaacagtattataaaaaaaaaatacttcgatAGTCATGTGGAACATGACTCCAACATTGATATTGAATTCGATGAAcctatattaatgaaaaaagatTGCtggtataaaataagttttatatggCCTCACCAAAACGCTTTTTACTGTTATTACCAATATGGTGTGCAAAGTAGAGATACATGCTACAATAATgggaaaataaaatttgaatttaatgatgTTTTGAGAATTTCTGATCATGGAGGAAGCTTTCTCAGAGGTTTCAAATATTGCATGTAA
- the LOC126781165 gene encoding BTB/POZ domain-containing protein 3-like: MNDLKNKSLYDRVNKLLVSYEWSDCSFSVHGKKFKAHKLILGISSPVFEAMFYGPLSTNEVITITDIEPNIFQLLLNYIYTDKVDIHSIEESYDLMYAARKYMLDYLTEICIAYIESNMSIDNVIPVLNYPDHMQDNQLVKTALKLFCQHAGYFLKENKCSITSICMRKILECNEINILEKDLIKNVFEWTSYYCEQNEIKNNFQNRREILIKNDLLNLLRFSTLSLNELSEITACKDNLLLKYEEKLIKSSKKINNKMLSITDYNLLPRLALKLQWCLCHRPPLRSESPLIIKDLTNYTIHTKVKANKSTFINMLSVHSRMAPVVCFCKNFTKIYHEQFTILVKCEEDNSIIKKKYFDSHVEHDSNIDIEFDEPILMKKDCWYKISFIWPHQNAFYCYYQYGVQSRDTCYNNGKIKFEFNDVLRISDHGGSFLRGFKYCM; encoded by the coding sequence ATGAATGAccttaaaaacaaaagtttatacGACAGAGTTAATAAATTGTTAGTATCATATGAATGGAGTGATTGCAGTTTCTCGGTACATGGAAAAAAGTTTAAAGCTCacaaattaatattaggtaTCAGTAGTCCTGTTTTTGAGGCGATGTTTTACGGACCTTTATCGACAAACGAAGTAATAACCATAACGGACATAGAACCGAATATATTTCAGCTgctactaaattatatttacacagACAAAGTCGACATACATTCTATAGAGGAATCATATGATCTTATGTATGCTGCAAGGAAATATATGTTAGATTATCTTACAGAAATTTGCATTGCATATATTGAATCAAATATGAGTATTGATAATGTTATTCCTGTTTTAAACTACCCTGATCACATGCAAGACAACCAACTGGTCAAAACTGCACTAAAACTATTTTGTCAACATGCAGGCTActtcttaaaagaaaataaatgctCCATTACTTCCATATGTATGCGAAAAATTCTagaatgtaatgaaataaatattttagaaaaagatCTGATTAAGAATGTCTTTGAATGGACATCATATTATTGTGAAcagaatgaaattaaaaacaattttcaaaatagaagagaaattttaataaagaatgatTTATTGAACTTATTAAGATTTTCTACACTGTCATTAAATGAATTAAGTGAAATAACAGCATGTAAAGATAACcttctattaaaatatgaagaaaaactaataaaaagttctaagaaaataaataataaaatgttaagtatCACAGATTACAATTTATTACCAAGACTGGCTTTAAAACTGCAATGGTGTCTTTGTCACCGCCCCCCATTAAGATCTGAATctcctttaataataaaagacttAACAAACTATACAATACACACAAAAGTAAAAGCTAATAAGTccacatttattaatatgttaagtGTGCATTCCAGAATGGCACCAGTGGTCTgcttttgtaaaaattttacaaaaatttacCATGAACAATTCACAATCTTAGTCAAATGCGAAGAAGATaacagtattataaaaaaaaaatacttcgatAGTCATGTGGAACATGACTCCAACATTGATATTGAATTCGATGAAcctatattaatgaaaaaagatTGCtggtataaaataagttttatatggCCTCACCAAAACGCTTTTTACTGTTATTACCAATATGGTGTGCAAAGTAGAGATACATGCTACAATAATgggaaaataaaatttgaatttaatgatgTTTTGAGAATTTCTGATCATGGAGGAAGCTTTCTCAGAGGTTTCAAATATTGCATGTAA